In Fibrobacterota bacterium, the DNA window GGAACGCCTTCGCTTCGCAGCGATCCGGATGCTTCGCTACGGCCTGCCATGTCCCAACCGGCGCCGGGCAGGCCTCCCGTCAGGAAGACCACGGTGAATTGGCCTTGGCCATTGGCCACCACCTGTACCCCCATGGGCGCGCCGCTGCTTCCCATCGGTCCGGCGTATTCCCCCTGGATCCAGACTTCCTCTCCCGCGTCGGCTGGGGAGGCGGGCGAGGCTTGGCAGCGGAGGGTCATGGCGGCGAGACCCAGCAGTATCCCGATCGAGAACGGCAGGCGCATACGGGAAAACTAGGTCGGGCGCCGGGCCTTGTCCAGCGAAGGTCGTGGCCGAAACCGGGAAACGTGCCAGCCGCCCTCAGGTCGGTTAAATTCAGTAGATGGAACATACGGTAGCCGCATCGATCACGGAATCCTCCGAATTCATCCAGCCCGGCGATCTCAACAGCCTGGGTTTTCTCTTCGGCGGGAAGCTGGTTTCCTGGATGGATAAGGTGGGCGCCATCAGCGCCATCAAGCACGTGCTCGGGACCGTGGTGACCGTTTCCATCGATAACCTCATCTTCAAGAAGCCGGTGACGAACGGATCCATCCTGACCATCCGCGCCTCGGTGAACCGGGCC includes these proteins:
- a CDS encoding acyl-CoA thioesterase produces the protein MEHTVAASITESSEFIQPGDLNSLGFLFGGKLVSWMDKVGAISAIKHVLGTVVTVSIDNLIFKKPVTNGSILTIRASVNRAFAHSMEVGVVATTLAPGHEAPEHVCTAYFTFVALDKDGKPKAIAPIIPESEKEKRRYDQALIRRNHRLSLAEQLGKT